Proteins encoded by one window of Lathyrus oleraceus cultivar Zhongwan6 chromosome 1, CAAS_Psat_ZW6_1.0, whole genome shotgun sequence:
- the LOC127137336 gene encoding peroxidase 16: MKQFINSIEQRVIMGAPSIIVVLSNLLFCLLLVCAQTSSAELSKGFYGNSCPNVEQLVRSAVELKFKQTFVTAPATLRLFFHDCFVRGCDASILLSEGERNHPDDISLAGDGFDTVIKAKEAIESDPQCTDKVSCADILALATRDVVNLTGGPFYEVELGRRDGKISTIASVQHKLPHPEFNLDQLNSMFSFNGLSQIDMIALSGAHTIGFSHCSRFSKRIYNFSPTTKIDPTLNLQYAFQLRQACPPKVDPRIAINMDPITPQKFDNQYFKNLQQGKGLFTSDQVLAIDEKSKDTVDLFASNEVAFESAFIDAITKLGRVGVKTGNQGEIRFDCTKPKVN; this comes from the exons ATGAAACAATTCATAAATAGCATAGAACAAAGAGTTATAATGGGAGCTCCTAGCATCATTGTAGTGTTATCAAACTTGCTTTTTTGTCTTCTTCTAGTTTGTGCACAAACAAGCTCTGCTGAACTGAGTAAAGGGTTCTATGGAAATTCATGTCCGAATGTCGAACAATTGGTTCGGTCTGCCGTGGAGCTCAAGTTTAAGCAGACCTTTGTCACTGCTCCCGCCACTCTTCGACTCTTCTTCCATGATTGTTTTGTCAGG GGTTGTGACGCATCAATTTTACTTAGTGAAGGAGAGAGAAATCATCCTGATGATATTTCATTAGCTGGTGATGGTTTTGACACCGTGATTAAAGCCAAAGAAGCTATTGAGAGTGATCCTCAATGCACAGACAAAGTCTCTTGTGCTGATATACTTGCTCTTGCTACAAGGGATGTTGTCAATTTG ACTGGGGGACCATTTTATGAAGTGGAATTGGGAAGACGTGATGGAAAGATATCTACAATTGCAAGTGTTCAACATAAACTTCCTCATCCTGAATTCAATTTGGATCAACTCAATTCAATGTTTAGTTTCAATGGACTCTCTCAGATAGATATGATTGCATTATCAG GTGCACATACAATTGGATTTTCACACTGCAGCCGTTTCTCAAAAAGAATCTACAACTTCAGCCCAACAACTAAAATCGACCCAACACTAAATCTACAATATGCCTTTCAGCTAAGACAAGCATGTCCTCCAAAAGTTGATCCTAGGATTGCCATAAACATGGATCCTATCACACCTCAGAAATTCGACAACCAATATTTCAAGAACTTGCAACAAGGAAAAGGACTTTTTACTTCTGATCAAGTGTTGGCTATAGATGAAAAGTCAAAGGACACGGTTGACTTGTTTGCATCAAATGAAGTAGCTTTTGAAAGTGCTTTTATTGATGCTATAACTAAGTTGGGAAGGGTAGGTGTTAAAACTGGAAATCAAGGTGAAATAAGGTTTGATTGTACAAAGCCAAAGGTGAATTAA